The proteins below come from a single Miscanthus floridulus cultivar M001 chromosome 1, ASM1932011v1, whole genome shotgun sequence genomic window:
- the LOC136451316 gene encoding uncharacterized protein has product MAIPNYTYLKLKMLGPNGVITVGSTYKHAYDCDVEFVEYAEAVIEAETLIVNLDQLGSEAPHSKRRAGTFEPAEAIKLVSVDPTCSSDRALRISATLDNK; this is encoded by the coding sequence atggcgatccccaactacacctacctcaagctcaagatgctaggcccaaacggcgtcatcactgttgGGTCCACGTacaagcatgcatacgactgcgacgtcgaattcgtcgagtatgccgaggctgtcattgaggccgagaccctcatcgtcaacctcgaccagcTCGGTAGTGAAGCACCCCACTCCAAGCGCCGAGCCGGGACCTTCGAGCCAgcagaggccatcaagctcgtctcggtcgaccccacctgctccagcgaccgagcactaaggatcagcgccaccctcgacaacaaatag